In Bacteroidales bacterium, the following are encoded in one genomic region:
- a CDS encoding VOC family protein has product MEESKNQLSNTTSASDTTPRVTGIGGIFFFSDDPDKLKEWYAGQLGLETNEWGSSFEFRNANQPEEINYLQWSPFKTGSKYFSPSKKEFMINYRVQNIEGLVSKLRESGVTILDSIETFDYGKFVHILDPEGNKIELWEPVDSVFTAMGGKTTK; this is encoded by the coding sequence ATGGAAGAATCGAAAAATCAACTAAGCAATACAACATCTGCCAGCGATACAACACCCAGGGTAACCGGAATCGGCGGCATTTTCTTTTTCTCTGACGATCCCGATAAACTGAAAGAATGGTATGCTGGTCAACTGGGGCTGGAGACCAATGAATGGGGCTCAAGTTTTGAGTTTAGAAATGCCAACCAGCCCGAAGAGATCAATTACCTGCAATGGAGCCCTTTCAAAACAGGAAGCAAATATTTCAGCCCTTCCAAAAAGGAATTTATGATCAACTACCGGGTGCAGAATATTGAAGGCCTGGTCAGTAAGCTGAGGGAAAGCGGCGTAACCATCCTCGATAGCATTGAGACATTTGATTATGGCAAGTTTGTCCATATCCTTGATCCCGAAGGCAACAAGATTGAACTCTGGGAACCCGTTGACAGCGTGTTCACAGCAATGGGCGGGAAGACAACGAAATAA
- a CDS encoding sulfotransferase family 2 domain-containing protein produces MSLINRPLLFEHIPKTGGITFRKLLTKMYGTDRVFVINSRNIKSSLDEFSGFPTEKRTQYRVIAGHGAQLFGHFLENPFRVCIVREPISLFLSQYYYLRTSKKDVFWEDVNKLASADAYIEYALKMGHDNMMTRFLSNSIQYILNPEIPIPAMNDKGDKQLEIAINSMNNFDALMDLSNFDAGVYAFGKKLGWPGWVPLYAPVNRTKSKPTRFAPSEEFLHRLQSVLKYDIALFKHFQHHKMDIAFQINENNTSFRLFLIRQQMAKQAARLLGK; encoded by the coding sequence ATGAGTTTAATAAATAGGCCATTGCTTTTTGAACATATCCCGAAAACCGGTGGTATTACCTTCAGGAAACTGTTAACGAAAATGTATGGCACCGACAGGGTTTTTGTGATTAACAGCCGGAACATAAAAAGCTCGTTGGATGAGTTTTCCGGTTTTCCCACCGAAAAACGGACGCAGTATCGTGTTATAGCCGGACATGGCGCACAGTTGTTCGGGCATTTCCTTGAAAATCCTTTTCGCGTATGCATAGTGCGTGAACCCATTTCATTATTTCTCTCGCAATATTATTACTTGAGAACCAGCAAAAAAGATGTTTTCTGGGAAGATGTAAACAAGCTTGCTTCTGCCGATGCTTATATAGAATATGCTCTTAAAATGGGGCATGACAATATGATGACGCGGTTTCTTTCGAACTCAATACAGTATATACTTAATCCGGAAATTCCAATACCCGCGATGAATGACAAAGGGGATAAACAGCTTGAAATAGCAATCAACTCGATGAATAATTTTGACGCACTCATGGATCTTTCAAACTTTGACGCCGGCGTATATGCATTTGGGAAAAAACTTGGTTGGCCGGGCTGGGTGCCTCTGTATGCGCCTGTTAACCGAACCAAAAGCAAGCCAACAAGGTTCGCACCCTCCGAAGAGTTTTTGCATCGCCTTCAATCAGTACTTAAGTATGACATTGCATTATTCAAACACTTTCAGCATCACAAAATGGACATCGCTTTTCAGATAAATGAGAATAATACTTCCTTCCGTTTATTTTTAATCCGGCAACAAATGGCCAAACAAGCGGCAAGGCTATTGGGGAAATAA
- a CDS encoding AI-2E family transporter, with product MHLSFQKVFYTIATIVGLFAIMVLAREVLIPIAFSFLVAFILFPVASRFESWGVNKILAASLSILCLLLLIAAGVYLFSNQIIQLSTDLSEFKDKILNIFTDATVFINQNFNFLPQLEKGELIDKIKTWFSESSGKLLSQTFSSTASIIFGILTSIIFIFLILIYRSGMIRALVSFFPLEHRDKALHMFESVQKVGQQYLFGMLVIVLILGIVNSIGLMIIGIDSPFLFGFLASVLAIIPYAGTFLGAAIPVLYAFLTYDSLLMPLSIAIFFWLVQIVESNFLTPKIVGGNLKINALTSILSIIIGASVWGIAGMILFLPFAAMLKTVCEEYENLKPFAMLIGDENYNKKDKNDGQKKLVQKIKSWFS from the coding sequence ATGCACCTGTCTTTTCAAAAAGTGTTTTATACCATAGCCACGATAGTAGGCTTATTTGCTATCATGGTTTTAGCAAGAGAAGTGCTGATACCAATCGCATTTTCCTTTTTAGTAGCGTTTATACTTTTTCCTGTTGCCAGTAGGTTTGAATCCTGGGGTGTGAATAAAATTTTGGCAGCTTCTCTGTCAATTCTGTGCTTACTGCTGCTGATTGCAGCAGGCGTATATCTTTTTTCAAATCAAATCATCCAACTCTCAACAGACTTATCAGAGTTTAAAGATAAAATACTCAATATATTTACGGATGCCACAGTATTCATAAACCAGAACTTTAATTTTTTACCGCAATTGGAAAAAGGAGAGTTGATTGATAAAATCAAAACCTGGTTTAGCGAGTCCTCCGGAAAATTGTTAAGCCAAACCTTCAGTAGCACAGCCAGTATCATTTTCGGGATATTGACTTCAATTATTTTCATCTTTCTGATCCTTATTTACAGAAGTGGTATGATCCGGGCTTTGGTGAGTTTTTTTCCACTGGAGCATAGAGATAAGGCCCTCCATATGTTCGAATCCGTTCAGAAGGTAGGACAGCAATATCTTTTTGGAATGTTGGTAATTGTTCTTATACTGGGTATTGTAAACAGCATCGGGCTTATGATCATTGGCATTGATAGCCCTTTCCTCTTTGGGTTCCTGGCCTCCGTTTTAGCCATTATTCCTTATGCCGGAACCTTTTTAGGAGCCGCGATTCCAGTATTGTATGCCTTTTTAACTTATGATTCTCTCTTGATGCCATTAAGCATAGCTATATTCTTCTGGCTGGTTCAGATTGTTGAAAGTAATTTTCTGACCCCCAAAATTGTTGGAGGAAATTTGAAGATTAATGCTTTAACTTCAATTTTAAGCATCATCATCGGTGCGTCGGTGTGGGGTATTGCCGGTATGATTTTATTTTTGCCCTTCGCCGCTATGTTGAAAACAGTTTGCGAAGAATATGAAAATCTTAAACCGTTTGCCATGTTGATTGGTGATGAGAATTATAACAAAAAAGACAAAAATGACGGTCAAAAAAAATTGGTTCAAAAGATAAAAAGCTGGTTTTCTTAA
- a CDS encoding NAD(P)/FAD-dependent oxidoreductase, with protein MAELEAKKKIIVIGGGFAGVSLVKKLDENLFDILLIDKINHHQFQPLFYQVATSQLEPASISFPLRNIFKHKKSLQIRLARVDSIDCVRNEISTSIGDFSYDFLVIATGCTTNFFSNPTIEKNVFALKTTYDAIKIRNHIIHTFERLISANSQERKSLLNLVIVGAGPTGVELAGAFAEIKNTILPKDYPGIDFSDFKIFLIEGGANTLSSMSDQAKLASRKYLQKMGVQIITETLVKNYNGSVLELSNGAVVNTKTVIWAAGITGNIIGGLPESCMTYGGRIKINRISQIEGINNVFAVGDIALMQTPKYPDGHPQVANVAINQAKNLAWNLKMLFLNKETTEYEYKDLGSMATIGRNKAVVDLPSLKFKGYFAWLVWMFLHLMLILSVRNKLIIFINWAWAYLFKDTSLRLILKPINDKNDS; from the coding sequence ATCGCGGAGTTGGAAGCAAAGAAAAAAATAATCGTTATCGGCGGTGGATTCGCCGGAGTATCACTGGTAAAAAAGCTAGATGAAAATCTGTTTGACATACTTTTGATTGATAAAATTAACCATCATCAGTTTCAACCGCTGTTTTATCAGGTAGCAACATCTCAACTCGAACCGGCCAGCATTTCCTTCCCTTTAAGAAATATATTCAAGCATAAAAAGAGCCTTCAGATTCGCTTAGCCAGGGTAGACTCAATTGATTGCGTTCGAAATGAAATTTCAACTTCAATAGGAGATTTTAGTTACGATTTTCTTGTAATTGCCACAGGATGCACAACCAATTTTTTTAGTAATCCAACCATTGAGAAGAATGTCTTCGCTCTGAAGACAACATATGATGCTATTAAAATCAGGAACCATATCATCCATACCTTTGAGCGTTTGATCTCTGCAAATTCGCAAGAGCGAAAAAGTCTTTTAAACCTGGTAATTGTAGGCGCCGGTCCAACAGGCGTTGAATTGGCTGGTGCTTTCGCAGAAATAAAGAACACCATATTACCCAAAGACTATCCGGGAATTGATTTTTCAGATTTCAAGATTTTTCTGATTGAAGGCGGTGCAAATACACTTAGCAGCATGAGTGATCAGGCCAAACTTGCTTCAAGGAAATATTTACAGAAAATGGGAGTCCAGATTATTACAGAAACCCTGGTGAAAAACTATAACGGTTCTGTGTTAGAGTTAAGTAATGGGGCAGTTGTAAATACCAAAACCGTAATTTGGGCTGCAGGAATAACCGGAAACATAATTGGTGGATTACCTGAAAGTTGTATGACCTATGGCGGAAGGATCAAAATAAACCGAATCAGTCAGATTGAAGGGATCAATAATGTTTTTGCTGTTGGAGACATTGCGTTGATGCAAACTCCCAAATACCCGGACGGTCATCCTCAGGTAGCGAATGTTGCGATCAACCAGGCGAAGAACCTGGCATGGAATCTTAAAATGCTTTTCCTGAACAAAGAAACTACTGAATATGAATACAAAGACCTGGGCTCAATGGCAACCATCGGAAGAAACAAAGCGGTTGTTGATCTGCCGTCGCTAAAATTCAAAGGTTACTTTGCATGGCTGGTATGGATGTTTCTGCACCTGATGTTGATTCTTAGTGTGAGAAACAAATTGATAATCTTTATTAACTGGGCATGGGCCTACTTATTTAAGGACACCTCTTTACGACTTATTCTGAAACCAATAAATGATAAAAACGATTCATAG
- a CDS encoding cation:proton antiporter gives MEIPILKQIVIILGLSVLIILAFRRFKMPAIIGFLLTGIIAGPHGFGLISASHEIEMLAETGIIFLLFVIGIEFSLKGLNKIRNTVLIGGSLQVGGTILLASLIAYFLGLPLAKAVFMGFLISLSSTAIVMKILQEQGKISAPHGRIALGILIFQDIIVVPMILVTPLLAGKADDLLVTSLLMLGKFVLVIGLLILLARYVVPRILHLVVKTRSREVFILTIVVICFATAWLTSSVGLSLALGAFFAGLIISESDYSHQATASILPFREIFISFFFVSIGLLLDIRYFLENIWILLLFTVAVIILKMLVILIAVLIKKYPVRTAILSAFTLFQVGEFAFLLSTVGLQNDLLTHEVYQNFLVVSILSMAVTPFIIGYSEPMADWVVRSMLPARIRKRLYKYQRDKQPAATLEIQDLRDHLVIVGYGLNGHNVSRTAKQAKIPFVIIEMDYELFMEAKRDNHPVVFGDASEPHILEQASVHDARVVVISISDAEKAKNIVTGIREISETAHVIVRTRSVKDIDETLRLGADEVIPEEFETSIEIFTKVLNRYLVPFDEIQTFITQIKARNYELLSKAGDDTQLPAPIQLHIPDMVIASLPVQQEDNRIVGKSILESELKSQFNVTVLAIRRNKKFITEIKPDMRIQTDDMLYLFGSPENISKVNKYLI, from the coding sequence GTGGAAATTCCTATCCTGAAACAAATCGTTATTATCCTGGGCCTTTCGGTTCTGATTATTCTTGCCTTCCGTCGTTTTAAAATGCCTGCCATCATCGGTTTCCTGCTAACCGGTATCATTGCCGGACCACATGGGTTTGGACTGATAAGCGCATCACACGAAATTGAAATGCTGGCTGAAACCGGTATTATTTTCCTGCTGTTTGTTATTGGCATCGAGTTTTCGCTGAAAGGGCTGAATAAGATCAGGAATACTGTACTCATCGGAGGATCCTTACAGGTTGGCGGTACTATTTTACTTGCTTCGTTGATTGCCTATTTTCTGGGGCTGCCTCTGGCAAAAGCTGTGTTCATGGGTTTCCTGATTTCCCTCAGCAGCACCGCGATCGTAATGAAGATATTGCAGGAACAGGGAAAAATATCAGCACCGCACGGCAGGATTGCACTTGGAATTTTAATTTTCCAGGACATCATCGTTGTGCCCATGATCCTGGTAACGCCTTTGTTGGCTGGTAAGGCAGATGATTTGCTCGTAACATCCCTCCTGATGCTGGGCAAGTTTGTGTTGGTCATTGGCCTGCTTATACTACTGGCCCGCTATGTTGTGCCACGTATTCTGCACCTTGTTGTAAAAACCCGCAGCCGCGAAGTGTTCATACTCACCATTGTGGTAATTTGCTTTGCTACGGCCTGGCTTACATCGTCTGTGGGTTTATCGCTTGCGCTGGGTGCATTTTTTGCAGGATTGATCATTTCCGAATCCGACTACAGCCATCAGGCTACTGCCAGTATTTTACCTTTTCGAGAAATATTTATTAGCTTTTTCTTTGTCTCTATAGGCCTTTTGCTAGATATCCGATATTTTCTGGAAAATATCTGGATACTGTTGCTTTTCACCGTTGCGGTGATCATTTTGAAGATGTTGGTCATCCTCATTGCCGTTCTGATTAAGAAATACCCGGTTCGCACAGCAATTTTATCGGCATTTACCTTGTTCCAGGTTGGTGAGTTTGCATTCTTGCTGTCAACTGTGGGCTTACAAAACGATTTGCTTACCCATGAGGTTTATCAGAATTTCCTGGTCGTTTCAATCCTCAGTATGGCGGTCACACCTTTCATAATAGGCTATTCCGAACCGATGGCCGATTGGGTGGTGCGATCCATGCTTCCCGCACGGATACGCAAACGTCTTTACAAATACCAGCGCGATAAACAGCCGGCAGCAACACTTGAAATACAGGATTTACGCGACCATCTTGTAATTGTAGGCTATGGCCTGAACGGGCATAATGTTTCCCGCACCGCAAAGCAGGCCAAAATCCCTTTTGTGATCATTGAAATGGACTATGAACTGTTTATGGAGGCAAAACGCGATAATCATCCTGTTGTGTTTGGCGATGCTTCCGAACCACATATTCTTGAGCAGGCCAGCGTTCATGATGCCCGTGTGGTTGTGATCTCTATATCGGATGCTGAAAAAGCGAAAAATATTGTTACCGGCATCCGCGAAATTTCTGAAACTGCCCATGTTATCGTGCGAACCCGCTCAGTAAAGGACATTGATGAAACCTTGCGCCTTGGAGCCGATGAAGTTATTCCGGAAGAATTTGAAACCTCCATTGAAATATTTACCAAGGTGTTGAACCGATACCTGGTGCCTTTTGATGAGATCCAGACTTTCATCACGCAGATAAAAGCCCGAAATTATGAGCTGCTTTCAAAAGCCGGAGATGACACCCAACTGCCTGCCCCCATCCAGTTGCATATCCCGGATATGGTAATAGCATCTTTGCCGGTTCAGCAGGAAGACAACCGGATCGTTGGCAAGAGTATCCTGGAAAGTGAGCTAAAAAGCCAGTTCAATGTTACCGTGCTGGCCATCAGGCGGAACAAGAAATTTATTACCGAAATAAAGCCCGATATGCGCATTCAAACCGACGACATGCTCTACCTTTTCGGTTCACCCGAAAACATCTCGAAAGTGAACAAATACCTGATCTGA
- a CDS encoding DUF1287 domain-containing protein, with amino-acid sequence MKQAQILALLLLTFSSATGQTTFFERLADSALVLTQQQVTYDPAYRVIEYPNGDVAPDKGVCTDVIIRAYRKLGIDLQKEVHEDMKANFDQYPKHWGLTRPDKNIDHRRVPNLMTFFSRHGTEKQISNNPNDYQPGDIVCWNLGGGVTHIGIVTRKKSIDGKRYLIVHNIGAGQVVEDCLFSFTIIGHYQYEK; translated from the coding sequence ATGAAACAGGCGCAAATACTCGCATTACTTCTTTTAACTTTTAGTTCCGCAACTGGCCAAACCACCTTCTTTGAACGGCTTGCCGATTCTGCATTGGTGCTGACCCAACAACAAGTAACCTACGACCCGGCATACCGCGTGATTGAATACCCCAACGGAGATGTTGCACCTGACAAAGGAGTATGCACCGACGTAATTATCCGTGCCTACCGTAAACTCGGAATTGACTTGCAGAAAGAAGTGCATGAAGATATGAAAGCCAACTTTGATCAATATCCAAAGCATTGGGGTTTAACACGGCCCGACAAAAATATTGATCACAGGCGTGTGCCCAACCTTATGACATTTTTCTCCCGTCATGGAACTGAAAAGCAAATAAGCAACAATCCAAATGATTACCAACCAGGCGATATTGTTTGCTGGAACCTGGGCGGGGGCGTTACCCACATCGGAATTGTTACCCGAAAAAAATCCATCGACGGCAAACGCTACCTGATTGTGCATAATATTGGCGCAGGACAGGTAGTTGAGGACTGTTTGTTTAGTTTTACGATAATAGGACATTACCAATATGAAAAATGA
- a CDS encoding restriction endonuclease translates to MGKKRNNQAEFVRWFGPLLDALRQLGGSAKPREASDKIAENLKLRDDKLNELLESGQSRYYNQVAWARQYLAWEGLLDTSKHGIWTLSAKGESTKLTEEQAREIFLKWVDIHRNAKKDKTETEIIEELEENEPDEIQSANKMDLLQVLQSLTPVGFEKICQRLLRESGFEKVVVTGQSHDGGIDGYGTLEMNPFVSFKVLFQCKRYKGTVSRAQVGDFRNAMIGRAEKGIIMTTGTFSTDAVKEANREGAPQVELVDGEKLVEMFKRVQLGVKPKTVYEVDLPFFEPYLEKDKI, encoded by the coding sequence ATGGGGAAAAAAAGAAATAATCAAGCAGAATTTGTAAGATGGTTTGGACCTCTTCTAGATGCTCTAAGACAACTAGGTGGTTCAGCCAAACCACGTGAAGCATCTGATAAGATTGCAGAGAACCTGAAACTACGTGATGATAAATTAAATGAGTTGCTCGAATCTGGCCAATCAAGATATTATAATCAAGTTGCTTGGGCAAGACAATACCTCGCATGGGAAGGCTTATTGGATACTTCTAAACATGGTATTTGGACTTTGTCTGCAAAAGGAGAATCAACCAAGCTGACAGAAGAGCAAGCACGCGAGATATTTTTAAAATGGGTTGATATACATAGAAATGCAAAAAAGGATAAAACAGAAACTGAAATTATTGAGGAACTTGAAGAGAATGAGCCTGACGAGATTCAATCTGCAAATAAAATGGATCTACTACAAGTTCTTCAGAGTTTAACACCTGTGGGTTTTGAAAAGATATGCCAGCGACTTTTACGTGAATCTGGTTTTGAGAAAGTCGTTGTAACAGGACAGTCTCATGATGGTGGTATTGATGGTTATGGTACTTTAGAAATGAATCCTTTCGTGAGTTTTAAAGTTTTATTTCAATGTAAAAGATACAAAGGAACAGTTTCTAGAGCACAAGTTGGAGATTTCAGAAATGCTATGATTGGTAGAGCTGAAAAAGGGATAATAATGACTACAGGAACATTCTCAACTGATGCAGTCAAGGAAGCAAACAGAGAAGGTGCACCACAAGTAGAGCTTGTTGATGGAGAGAAACTGGTAGAAATGTTTAAACGTGTACAATTGGGTGTAAAACCAAAGACTGTTTATGAAGTGGATTTACCATTTTTTGAGCCGTATTTGGAAAAAGATAAAATCTAA
- a CDS encoding SLC13/DASS family transporter, translated as MRTKRIISFIITPIVILCILLFADLDPGNPKVTYTFCIALLMAVWWITEVVPLAVTSLLPVALFPLFGVMDGKLVSSAYFNDVIFLFMGGFMVALAMERWDLHRRIALNILCITGVSPARILLGFMLASFFLSMWISNTATAMMMLPIAMSIIGQLDDLVSNKSTNKFSVGLLLSIAYAASIGGMATLVGTPPNLSFSRIYHIYFPTAPEISFSTWLMFALPVSLILFAITWAYLYLSFKPAKGQWAAINKDTFLSQLRSMGKPGPEEKTVFVVFVSLALLWIFRSDLDLGFLAIPGWAGIFPSSGFINDGTVAVLMAVILFILPSKSQKGARILDWATASKLPWHILLLFGGGFALATAFKESGLSMWFGGHLTGLASLHPIIIIMIIALFMTFLTELTSNTATTEMLLPILAGMAITSNIHPLMLMIPATMSASMAFMLPVATPPNAIIFGTSRISVGQMARTGLFLNLVGAVVITLMMYFWGDIVFDIHAGTH; from the coding sequence ATGAGAACAAAAAGGATCATCAGTTTTATCATCACTCCCATTGTCATTCTCTGCATCTTGCTTTTCGCCGATCTTGATCCGGGCAACCCGAAAGTTACTTACACCTTCTGCATCGCCCTGCTGATGGCGGTATGGTGGATCACAGAGGTGGTTCCGCTGGCGGTTACATCATTGTTGCCAGTCGCGCTTTTCCCGCTGTTTGGTGTCATGGATGGCAAACTGGTTTCATCTGCTTATTTCAACGACGTGATATTCCTGTTTATGGGAGGTTTCATGGTGGCGCTGGCCATGGAACGTTGGGACCTTCACCGCCGGATCGCACTGAATATTTTATGCATTACCGGTGTGAGCCCGGCGCGCATACTGCTGGGTTTTATGCTGGCTTCCTTTTTTCTTTCTATGTGGATTTCGAACACGGCCACCGCCATGATGATGCTGCCCATCGCCATGTCTATCATCGGGCAACTGGACGATCTTGTCAGTAATAAAAGCACCAATAAGTTTAGCGTAGGCTTGCTGCTCAGCATTGCGTATGCTGCCTCTATAGGAGGGATGGCAACCCTGGTGGGAACCCCGCCCAATCTCTCTTTCAGCCGGATTTATCACATTTATTTTCCAACGGCTCCTGAAATTTCTTTTTCCACCTGGCTGATGTTTGCCTTGCCTGTCAGTTTGATCCTTTTCGCAATTACGTGGGCGTATCTTTATCTTTCTTTTAAACCTGCAAAAGGGCAATGGGCTGCCATCAACAAGGATACTTTCCTTTCCCAGTTGCGATCCATGGGCAAACCAGGCCCCGAAGAAAAAACAGTCTTTGTGGTTTTCGTTTCTCTGGCATTGTTGTGGATTTTCAGAAGCGACCTTGATCTTGGCTTTCTTGCGATCCCGGGGTGGGCCGGAATCTTCCCCAGCAGCGGTTTTATTAACGATGGAACGGTGGCGGTGCTTATGGCTGTGATCCTGTTTATTCTGCCATCGAAAAGTCAAAAAGGCGCCAGGATTCTCGATTGGGCAACGGCTTCAAAATTACCCTGGCATATTTTGCTGTTGTTTGGCGGTGGGTTTGCTTTGGCAACGGCTTTTAAAGAGTCGGGGCTTTCAATGTGGTTTGGTGGCCACCTCACAGGATTGGCTTCATTGCATCCGATCATTATTATCATGATCATTGCCCTGTTTATGACCTTTTTAACCGAACTTACTTCCAACACAGCCACCACGGAAATGCTGCTACCGATTTTGGCCGGGATGGCCATTACATCCAATATTCATCCGCTGATGCTGATGATTCCGGCAACCATGTCGGCTTCCATGGCGTTTATGCTTCCGGTGGCAACGCCTCCGAATGCAATCATTTTTGGAACCTCACGCATCAGCGTCGGGCAAATGGCACGCACCGGACTTTTTCTGAACCTCGTGGGAGCCGTTGTTATTACATTGATGATGTATTTCTGGGGTGATATAGTGTTCGATATACATGCCGGCACGCATTGA
- a CDS encoding cupin domain-containing protein translates to MLKITTPETAPRVPFQVDGRIMLSRPKLEIIHLTLKPAEVVPKHINDFDVAIYVLEGTGKIETGFDSGDVKPGMLIEIEAGEERGMANTGRADFRVLVIKLPGG, encoded by the coding sequence ATGCTCAAAATCACTACCCCCGAAACCGCCCCACGTGTGCCTTTCCAAGTGGATGGCAGAATCATGCTTTCAAGACCAAAACTTGAAATAATACATCTAACTCTGAAACCCGCTGAGGTTGTGCCCAAACACATCAACGATTTTGATGTGGCCATTTATGTGCTGGAAGGAACAGGAAAAATTGAAACCGGCTTTGATTCCGGCGATGTAAAGCCCGGTATGCTCATTGAAATTGAAGCTGGTGAAGAAAGAGGCATGGCCAATACCGGAAGAGCTGACTTCAGGGTGCTGGTAATTAAACTACCTGGTGGTTGA
- a CDS encoding nitrous oxide-stimulated promoter family protein translates to MLKKLRENYIEIEKQTVSAMITVYCRGHGHELPCAECEALREYALKRLDKCPYGNEKPACKDCPIHCYKPAMREKIKQVMRYSGPRMLWKYPWLSVSHKISQLINKPKSTIGL, encoded by the coding sequence ATGCTTAAGAAACTAAGGGAAAACTACATCGAGATAGAGAAGCAAACCGTCTCGGCCATGATTACGGTATACTGCCGTGGGCATGGGCATGAACTTCCATGCGCCGAATGTGAAGCGCTGCGGGAATATGCGCTGAAACGCCTCGACAAATGTCCCTACGGTAACGAAAAACCCGCCTGCAAAGACTGCCCCATCCATTGCTACAAACCGGCCATGCGGGAAAAGATCAAACAGGTAATGCGATATTCCGGCCCTAGAATGCTGTGGAAGTATCCGTGGCTGTCTGTCAGTCATAAGATTAGCCAACTCATCAACAAACCAAAAAGTACAATTGGGCTGTAG